The Triplophysa dalaica isolate WHDGS20190420 chromosome 14, ASM1584641v1, whole genome shotgun sequence DNA window CTTAACATGCGATTGTAAACTGCCAAAGGACAATGTTCTTGACAGGGGGCCAAAAATGTTATAACTTTGATCGATCAACAATGTATCTGTTCTTAAGTGTGCAAACAATGCATCTTGTATGGTTCACCTTATTACTTTCAGCCTGAATTCATGACTCTGTGAATAAACCAAAATGCACGTTATTCACTGATAATTGTTAAACTCAAGGACCCCGTCAGTCTGTATTTTGTCAGCCATTAGGTTTCAGAACCTAATGGGCAAATAAGGGCAAATAagataattgtatttttttgggtgaacttttctcTCAAAATTAATAAGGATTGATTCATGCACAAAATGTGCTTTGGTGTGCTTTATTGAGGTTGACTTTAATAGACATTAGAGCTTGTAACATATAATTATGAGATCCAAGCAAAAGAACATCTAAGTTGCTGTCAGGTGAGCATCTCTAGAGCACGTGCTTTCTATAATCCTGTTAAAATACACCCTACGCCCCCGCGGCAAAAAATACAGCGGCTCAGTCTGAGAttctgaaattatttattaGACTTTTGGTACAAGTTTAAAATTCATCGATGCGTATGAGAGCAAAATGCACATACAAATCATTTACCCGAAGGAATGAAAAGACAACCAGTCCAGGCAGACGAATAAAATAATCCAATTTTGAAGATTTTTGTCTGTGTTTAAAATCCCGTCACTTGTGGAAAAAACAAATCGTGTGTTTTTCGATTCCAGTAAACATGCTCCAGTGTCTTGTTACGAGATACCCTTGGGAAGGTCAAGTTACCTACCCATGTCCACCTTACACACTTACAAGATTTTCAGGCGAACCGTCTGAATAGACGCAATGTCCCCATTAAAAGTTTAACATGAAGGAGCTGCATGACACAACCTCAAAGGGCTGTTTACAAGATTTGTCCAGTTTAATTGTTAGCGCTTGAAATACTGCCGCAGAGGCAGCGAAGAAAAAAGTCAGTAATTGCCGTTTTCGCCCCTGGTAATTACAGCCGTTTTGCAACATGACTGAGTCCTGGCAGCCCTCTGGTGTCTTCTGAAATGACGGTGGCAGTAAACAAGTCACGGTACTGGCAGTAAATTAAAGATGTATTGCCTGCACCCTACAGGTTGTGTAGCGCTGGATACGAGCCAATGGGATTCTGTTATTATCTCAGTGCGACACCACAGCGCTCAAAAGGACCCAGTGAAGCAAACACGTGAAAAACCAAGGTCAGCTGCCTAATGGAACTTTTAAAAGCCATTTGTTTTGCATtactaaaaaatgtttaaacgtTTGTTCTGAGTCATGCTGTGCGACAACAGGGCAACACGTAGTCACCGTTCAGGAACTCTAAACCTGTATGCGGCCTGGCAATGAAACCACACTTGAACAGGACTGGTTTAGATTTGAAAGAATGAGGGAATTATCTGAAGCGAAAGGAATCAAATGTCTTCTGGCGCTGACTAAAATGCAAGGCTTTCCCATTAGAATTAAAATATTCCTCATTCTTGATTCTATCTGCATCGGAACGAGTTCTTACTCTAAGTGCCGCTTTAGCTGTGAAAAGAACGTGAGACCCACAAGTTATCTTGTGCCACACCGcgaaagaatgttgataacaaaTCTTGTATTGCAAAAACATGAGGGAAATGTCAATGCTATGCTTAAAAGGCTATTGTGAGAGAGGACACGATAAACCATTTGAATATAGTacttttttgcataaaataaaatatttaaaacgtaCAGCAAATAAATTATGCATTAGGAGAAATGATATAGCTCTATATTAAGCACTCTGTGCAATCctgtttatgtacattttaacagTCTTTCTGCGAAAAGATCAAAAGTAAAGCTCATAAATAATCCATAtgctgttttaatataaaacaatttgatttaagcACATATTATTTCTAGATAAATGTGTTGATTCCtaaatgacaacatttacaaggttttttgtttgcataattgttttaaagcaaTGTGCATACAAGTCCATTTCAAATTAATGCAAATAAGATACTTGGCAATATTCAGGGGGGGGTTGTTTTGGTTTTGGTTATACTTAATGCAAAATTAGAATATTTCCATATTTAATCTGAGCTTTAAGTgcataaaaattaaatgaattcagttttcatatacagtatttagcTGCACTGTAACATGATATAACTGTAAcagcataataattttgttcaaATGCTCATTGAatctttatcttatttaaacatCAGTATCCAGAGGAGGTGATCTGTCCACACAAGGCGACAGAGAGTCTTGACTGTGAGTTGAGCTTATTCCAGTATCTGAGTCCGTGTCTGTTGCATCTGTAGGCGCGCATGTTTGTCTGATCTTGCCTGATGTCTGCTGAGAGACAGCAGCCCTGGTCTGGCTCTTTAAAGATACAGGCTGGTCAGGACAGGTCCCCAGCTCCAGTGTACCGAATTGAGCAACAAGATGCTGGTATTCTTGGTTCCGTGACTGTAAGGCTGTGTTGTTCTGTTGCAGTTCCTTCTCGATGTCTTGTGCTTGGGAATGGAGCGAAAGCCCGGCTCTCATGCTTGACTGGAGTTCATTGCGTAAGCTTTCTAACTCCAAAAGATCTGAGGAGGTTAGAGTTAGGTCAGATCCCAGCTCCGGTTCTGGGCTTGCTGCTGCTCCCCTTTTCAACTCCTCTGAATCGAAGGTCCAAGGATTGCTCCTTAGCTCCAGGTCGATATCTCGAGAGAGCCGATCAATGAGTTCTTGGTGTCTGCAAATGTGTAGGTCTAGTTGCTCGATTCCATCACTGGTGTTAAAATACTCCTGCATCTGGCTGTCCAATTCAGACGAGAACAGAGGCAATGCCTGTACATCTTCACAATCTGTGAGGCTGGAGGGAGATGTGGGGCTGCTTTTCACCTGTCGCTCCAAATGTTCAATCTCCAAGTCCAGCTCACGCATCTGCTGAATCTGCTGTCGCATGGTCTGGTCCTGAGAGATGATCAACCGCACCATCTTGCTGATTTCCTCAGAGCCCTCTGATGTATCTTCTTTCTGGATCTTTTCCAGTTTGCGGAAAGCCTTCTTCACCATGCGCTTCTGCTTTTCCGCAGTCACGGTCTTGGCATACTGCGCAGGTGCCTTCTCCAGTCTCCGCGACCTTGCTCCTCGAGATCTTGAAGCCCTCTTGGCTCCCTTGGATGAAGGCACAAAATCGCTTATTTTCACAAGAACAAACTGTATGAAAGGTCTTTCATCACCCCAAGCGTTCCATAATCTGAGGATTCGAGTGAGAGGTGGCAGAGCTCTTTCAAATCCCTTCCACCGTTCCAGGATACAAAAGTCTTTGGGTTCTCCATGAAGGAGCCTCTTACTTTCGGGTATAGTCTTGTGGTCCTCCAATAAAGCCTCAACCAGGTCGGCACAGGTCGTGTGCTTGGTCACACCGCAGACAATTTTTTCTTCTTGACACACGCTCACCTGGATTTCCTTTCCTGGTGTCTCCTCTGCATCCTTAGACCTgctacagaaataaaacaagtgcAAAATAAGCTAAAGTAAATGACAGACTGTAGCCATTGTATGGTATGTTAAATCAATATGATAAAGACAATTTGTTTGAACAAACCAGCGTATTTTGTGATGAAGGAATGTGAGAGGTATTCAAGAATGCAAGTGGTAAGTTAATGGTTAAAAGACCCTTCTACAAAAGTCAATAGTTAAACTATTTTCACACAGAATGAGTCTGCAACGGAGGTATATGGAAAGCCtcttataaacatatataataattaacCAAATGCAAAATGTACAAATCCAAGTTCTTTATATTGTATGATATTAAACGCAAAATACCACAGCTCTTAAGGCACACCTGTATTAATTGTATGACCAACTTGTTGGATCTCCCCAGATCAACAAGATTAACAGGAAGCGTAGTTTGTCCACAGATCAGTTATTTAAGCTGCAATACAATACATGCAATAACACTCACAAATGCTTTACACAATGGTTTTGCCCCTGGCGTactgatttttatttgtgaagAAGTTCTTATAAATAACTTTGTGATGACATGTTACTTCAATCATTTTATTCAGAATTCAATTGTTCTCCAAAAATGGTCTACTGCAGTTTGTCTTCCAAGCTCCTCATGAGTACAGGAAATGAAAGAGATGGATGCACCTGTGTTTGTCTTGTGGGAAAATCAACGGTGACCAGCGGCATCCTGGTACATACATCCTGCCAAATGTTTCTATATCGTGAGTCGTGAGGCAATGGGAAAGACTGAATTCCATTCATTTATCGTGAACAAATGCAGTACagcgtaaaataaatgtactacAAACGGTCTGCTTtctgtatttacagtaaaatacaggccttttttaaaacaaactttgcGTGTACACTAGAGCATGGTTCGGTGAACACTACGTGTATAAGGTTGGTCCGTAACATAAAACCCTGATTTGAAACGTATATCACTTGTATCTATTGTGGCCTAATAATCACAACACCGTACACATTTTATGATGCTCAGTGAAGgtgaacagaacagaacactCTGCTTCTCAACACATGTTTTGCCAGCAGACATGATGACCGTAACACAGAGAACATGATGTATTCTTCATACATTCCTCATCACAGTGTCTGAACAAGCGTCAGGTTATTTGGACACATGTAAAAAACTTAAGTGCACCAGATCGTATGGGGGGGAAACCATAAGTCACATATTTCACACTAAAGAGTAATATTATGAAAACATGTCATCAACACACAGTACAGCAGAGGCAGACATAAAAAAACTGTGCTTCCGGAGTCCTATCTAAAGGGATCGGagaattttgaggaaaaaaCGGTTTTTCATTCTGGTTTGCCGATTCTCAGGAAAAACctgtttattagtttaacatCACTGGGAAGATGTTTAACATCTCAACTGGAGCTCTGCATTAGCTTTTTAGACTCATTAGAAAGAGCAAGCGCATAACGCTGCTTTAGTAATTTACCAATATTTAAGCCATAACAGTTTGATGTTACTCCATGTTTGGCACACTAAAATAACTACACAATTTTGGCAGCTGAGGTAGTTTAGTAAAGGGTAATAAGTGCCCACACACTTAAATTCCTTGTTGTTGAAGCGTACAGCTATtgaatttcataaataaaaagtcaaGGATATCTGTGAATTTAAACATGCATAAATCAATCCATAGAATGTCACAAACCACTAGAACTAAGACAGACAGAGTAAGTTTACCTTGATTGGTTTTTCCTTTGAACATTTCAGATAATTATAGTTGgcttatgtgattttacagcGCCATAAAGATTTAATCACCCCTTACCTAGTCCAGACTGAACGGTTTAAAGACCAGCAAAGCTCAGTAAAATGTCTTGTTGTGAAATCTATATTACAACACATTCATACGTAATCAAATGATTTGGCCAGATTTATCCTCTGCCCTAGCGTAggaatataaaatgtaaaaaatatatggcACACCATAACATAAAAGCTAGAGCACACTTACAGCCACTCTAAATCCACTTAAATCTAACACAACAATTCATTTAGACAGAAACAACTGGAAACACAGACATCACATTTCAAAAGCAACCACACAAGCTCAAAAGCAGGATTAGacacaataataattaatactattcaaataattatattataattattctgTATAGTCTGTAATATTATGCATTTGCTGTCAGGCACAAATCTGAAACGATTTTTCAGAGGTATAACTCAAACACAAGTGAAGTAGACTATACACAATCACATCAATTTATAAGCTCAGCCTTGTTACAGTAGTTCTTTTCATCCAACACACGCACATCTGACATGCGCGACTTGATATTTAGAGGGAAAATGACTCGGTTTGGAGAGACATGGCGTTACTTTACGCCAGCTACCTGCATCCACAGAGGCAACAGGGCAAGCAGAACAACAGCATTAGTGTAACTCGATTCTCAGCGACCATGCAGCGGAACATTGAAAGAGAGCCAGAGCTGTTACAGGACCCAAACCCATTACGCCTTTGTCATTGTCCAGGCAGTTACGCACGAGAAAATAATTGAATCTCCCTCACGATTTCTGTTTTCgtattttaaatatgcatatttGTCTATTCTATGAAATATTCTGTGAACATCTCACATGAAACGGACGGTGTGAATCATCATACCTGTTCTTCAAACGCGCTTTCAGAAAGTTTTTGCCGAAAGGAGCCATTGCGCGTCACCAAGCGTCAATACGATCACAGGTCAGATCCGAGCCATCTTGTTAGAAAACGGAACGCACGAAGCTCAAATAAAAAGTGCCAATGAAGTGCCGCTCGTAGAAAAAGTTCAACAACTTGTGAACTTCAAAGTAAAGAAAGAGTCACAAGCGGCGATGATCGCGCAGGCCCGGCCCACAGCGCACGGGGGAGGTGACAAGACTCAAGGCTGCGGGGAGAGCAGCGCGGAGCTGAATCTGACGGTAGAGCTtctataataaaattaattgtaaTGCAATCTAAATCCATTCAGCATTGGCACTGTTGACTTTTGAAAGCGATCTCAaagatatgttttatttcagattaGACTGAGAGGAATTTATAACACCACATGGCCTATTAAAACCTGCAGTATAAACATTGCAAGTTTGAAAACAGTATACACAGTctctaaaaaaattacaaaaaagtagTATtaataatatgtgaccctggatcacaaaaccagtctttagcagcacgggaacattttcaggaaaagccaaaaatacattgtatgggttaAAATGAtcactttttcttttatgtcaaaaattattagcatattaagtaaagatcatgttccatgaagatattttgtaaatgtcctaccttaaatatataaaactttatttttgtgagaggATGGCATGCTGTAgggcctctgatggacaactttaaaggcgattttatcaatgtttagatttttgtgcaccctcagattccagagttataaACGTCTGTATCACCGTCTGTAATTTGTCCTTCAAAACTCagacatcatctgaaagcttaattattcagctttcagatgatgtaaaaatcgaAATTTCGGTTTTGTTGTCAAGGGTCACTTATTATGTCCACTCGAGAGCGACGTCAAGTGTAagaataataatgaaaacactttaatgATGACATGGTTACAATTTTCTGTTAGAAAAGAGATTCAATATaatgttcaaaaaaaaaaattcttgcaAGAAGGAGCAACACAGACGCCAGAGAAAAAGCCAAGCATGGTTGATCTGACAGATTCATAATAAAGACTCTTATCACTAGGTAAGATAATACTGGAATCTGTTGAACAGTCATTTCTTCAAAAGGCTTTATCAATATGAATGCTTTTTACTCGTACAGATATTAGTTACACATTCTGTTTCTGCTATAAATCCCCTAATAGCTAAAGAAGCAGCtaaagcaagcaataaacaaagaTTTCCCAACTTTTTCCCATTACAATTGAAATGCTTTCATATAAATCAAAGCGGGTAagaatacataaatatattggGAAGCTTATTGTCAGTTactataaattgttatttttccattttgctATCGTTACTGCTATGTGTTAATCCAACAGAACAGCATGACCTGTGCTGATGTGATGagttcaaaaaaaaaaactgtcaaaaggtctgtttttttctttatcaaCCAGTTGAGATAATACTGCAGAACCTTACATGCTCTCCGACTTTATCtgtcatcatcttcatcatcacgCTTCCAAGAACTAATAACAAATTCCCTTTTCAGTGCAAGTTTTGACGTCAACAACGGAAGTGGCATTTCTGAGGTGTCTACTGATGTCATCGTGACACAAGACGAGAGGCCACTGTGGGAAGGGGAGAGAGATATGGAGATGGATAGGAGGGGTATGAACGATATCACTCTGACATCATAGAGGCTCTTATATACTGGGTGGAATGGAGCCCACCAATCCACACTTCACTTCTGAGGAACCCAAGAGGAGACACAGCCAACAGGTTGAACAAGAAACCAAGGGGACAGCATTGACTTCTGCAGGAAGTGCTCCTCTGTGATCATCTCTTTATTTTCCCCATACTTCTCTCTGCTTTGCCATTTGTTATATACCCTTTTTTGACCTCTAACCCTATGGACTTGGGCCTGTCTTAAATGTGTAACGACTGTGGGACTACTACCAACAAGATGCAGATGCAGCTAACCTTCATAATgctactatttttattttatagcggACTATGCTCAGGTAGGCTATTTAATGCTTTATAGCTTCTGATGGGTTTCCACTGGttcttttattttaagcttCGAATTTTGCAAAGTAAACTGTTTTAGAATTATCCTGATGGCCATATTTTGTGGAAATGATGGATTTTTTGGTACTGTATTTTTGACACTTCCGTTGTCAAGattcattgttattttaatgttgcaGTTATAAGTGTCAGAAAGAAAATCACTTTCAATTGATGGAATGAAACAATGTATATCTTCTAGATAATTTTAAAGATGACAGACTGATTCCTTCATCCAGGGagcatttaatatatttaaaaaacaaatcttgtCCAGAAACCAAATACGTAAAGCTCACATCAAAAGGTACATTTCTTTGCAACCAATGTATCTAATAGTCTACTCAAATTGGAATAATATAGTGGTGATGTGAATTGTAGCATATTCTAGATTCACTATTACAGAAAAGGaactgaaatacatttttgtatgtttatatgtCTGGTTTTACCTTAAAAacgtaaatatttttttaaactgttttatccTCCTTTAGATATAGACCACGGGAAAAGGGCAATAGAAGAAAAGGTACTGAGAAGTCTCCTCACATCAAAGGTATAgtattgcttttaaaaacatctgtcaCCAACAGAATGCTGTCATTCTATAGGCTTTAAATATGTGCCTTTCAAGTGTAAAGGGCAACTGAATTTTAAAgtaatgtcatgtttttttatatattttcttattttactaATGCATTACCAATGTTagaaaagtgcaaaaaaaatgtaatgtatgcaCTGATGCCTTATAAGCATTGCTGAATTAATACAACATTTCTTAAGACTCGTAGGTTATATACTATAGGAATGGATACAATTTCCACTTGAATCTTATGTTCTCTGCTCACGTTTCCAGAATTGCCGAGGGGTTTGGGATGTCTATTAAATTTAGGTTTGCTCTCTGGTCAGTCAACATGGGCTATATGACATGATCTACAAAGGTCTAAAAACGCTGGCTTGTGTGAAACGCATCTTTAAAATAAGAATTCAGTAAATTAGGTGCAATGCAGCAAACACGCAAAATGGATTAAGTTTTTATGCTTCATTGGTGGACTAAAGGAGGTTTCATTGGTGGAGGAGATACTCATTTGTTCACTGAACAATGTTATCAACTATTATGAGTGACAGTTGGCATAGCATGATTATTTCTGGTAGTTTAAGGTTTTGTTTAATTCCTTGCAAGACAGCTTTTATAATATTTCGTATAGACGCCCACTCCGCTACAGCTCTGCTATAGAGTTACTCAATAATTCTGGTTTAATTGTCATGTCTTATGCTTTTCATAAGGCCAAATAACATTTGGCATTGACAAATTAATAGTAGTGGAACAGATCAACTTTCTGGATGTCTTAGAGGTCATACAGAGGTCTCTTTGATATATAAGATGGTTTCAATTGGCATATTGAGAGCTGTTTTTAATGCAGactttaatatctgaaaatggATATACAGTCCTCAACCACCTCATTCTGGAgttgtgtaaaataaacaatatactcaaagaaatatatacagcaCAAATATAGGCACTGCAGAGCCAAAACCAATTGCCAGGCTTTGATGCGATTAGATTCATTTTGTGAAAGCCAATATAGAGATTGAAAGAACACAATGCGTTTATCCAGTGGTATTGAAAGATATTATAAATTCAGGTATTGGCACCATGAATGAGAAAGTAGGGATGGCTGTAGACAGCAAAACTTTATAGAAGTTGAAATAAATCAGAGATGCCAAGCAAGTAAATGAGAAcatgctttatcattttgcatcTAGGTAAAGCAGAGCAAGCACATCGCCCCCTTGTGGCAACTGCCTCTTCAGGATTTGTGCAGGATGATGGGCAGTCTTGGGGACGCATTGCAAGAGGCCTGGGGCATCGAGGAGAAGGATGAAACAGAGCCTGACTATGATCAAAGTGTATCTGGTACATTCGCCCAAATGCTCGTGGAACTACGTGACCTTCAGAACCTCTGTAGGGTACTGGAGCCCAGAGAGGTGGGAAACAACATAGAAACACAGACACCAAGAATTTTCAATGGCCAAAAATTTAGCTCCTCAGCAGAGATGTTTTGGTTACATACTTTTGGAAGTATTTTAAGGCTGTCTGGTTTGTTAAATGCATTTCCATTATTTCCTAAAAGGCACCGCAGACACCCCACTGAGTTTAATTAGATTGGGCTGCAGTCTCAGGACTTCATAACAAAGATGATTGTTCTGGTTTGAAATGTACAACGGTCAATAACTGAATGCAACATGAATGTCTTGGGGAAAACGTTGTTTGAAAAAGACAAGCTGCCGATTTAAAGAATGGCCAAAAGCTAATCACAATACAAAGCCAAAGAGTTTtacacagacagaaagaaaaactcAAAGCACTAAATCAAGGTACCATTTTATTGAAGTACTCTGAAGTCTGATGTCACACTTAAAAGTGATGGGAGTCCTGTCTAATCTCCATTTCTTACATCACTTCAACATAGAACTGAACTGTGATTTCAATTTACAGTCATCTGTGCATCCATAAATGTCGACGTATAGACTCAATCACATATACATCTTACGTAAGCACACTTGAGAGCTCTCAAAGGAGAAATGATCAAAAAAAGGCAGGAGTCAGACTAAGCATCAGTCAAGACATGCCTGCTGAATGACAGCACCAGTCGCCCAATTGCTGTGATCATGTAATGATACGTTGAGTGACACTGATTGTAGCAGCTCAAATACTCTGTCTTTCATTTTAGCTTCAAGACGGCCAAGAATATCAGGACCTGGATCAAAACAGCGACACCCCACTGAAGAGGAAATCCCCCTATATACTAAAAAGGCAACTGCGCACCAACAAATCAAGAAGGCCGTACATTCTGAAGCGAAGTGCATATTACTAATGTTCAACAACCACATGcggaaagacatttttacattttgtgaacGTGTCTGTTTTCACTGTCATATCATTGGTAGCAAGTGTAATTGTGTAATGTTTTAAGCTTGTTTAGCAaaacttatttaatttaatgtgaaGTTAGTCCCTTCTTCACTACGGGATGGACAGTGTagataaaaaaagcatttattaaatttattctatgtttatttatttatcttctgaTGTAAATCATACTTATTAAAACTCATTATGATATTgatcatttcttcatcattctGAAATAATGCAACAATACTTGGGAATGTCTTTTTGTACACTGAAGGATATTACCTATTGTAAAATACTAAAACATTGCATTATCACCTTGAGCTATAGGCCTACTCAAATATCTATCTCTCTATattaatctatatatatatatatacttttaaaaacgtaaaaatactaatgaaatatttgaaagaaatcaTCTTTTCAAAAAAGTGAGCTTGACAAAGAAAATATGTCTCAGGATCACAACTGTGATTTCCCAAAGGACACATTTGGTACTCCTATTTTGAAAGACCACATTCTCCGAAAGTCCTCTCAAACTgttaatgaatgaattaaacaatgtgaaaaatgaaaatattgataCAATCCCTGCATTACATCTGACAACTTGCTGAGAGTCATTACGCTATAACCTTACATATTAACTTTATTCTGTTACTGAAACTCTTGTATAGGAGATTTATTTCATGGGTTCTAAAGCAGACAAATGCTCAATTAGTTTGTTCAGATTCATTGGTCATTTGTCAAATACTCAGCTAAGCACATCACTTACATTAATGAAATAAGGAAGAGAGAGCTTGTTGATTTTTCATTTCTCTAATTGGCCATTGACCATTAAAAGACTAATTCATTTAAGTAATTTGCTTAAGAAAGTGCTGAACAATTCAAAAGACccaaaatatgttatttctaAAAGGCCTTTTGACACTGTGATATAGACACATTGTTCTCAATACAAGTAAAGTTAAATTTAGATTATGCATtcaaaatcttttcatttcaacatATAGAATGCTGACAAAATTGATTGTGTCAAATAAATTTGCATTTGATAGTCAGGCAATAAATTGTAGGTAAACCAGCAGATGGCAGTAGAGTCTAATGCAATACAGAGACCCCAAAAGGCACCAAGCATACAGAGACTACATAGCATACAGAGAGGcaataaatatgtatgtaaaCAATGGTGCTATGCACTATGTGCCAATTAGATTTGCAATTGCTGTACATTTTTGGATTTCTATACAGTATGAGTATCTgtattttatactttatattattgtaCTAATCTGTCTATTTTTCTAATACTGTACTATTTTAATACTAGTAAAACGAATTCAATAAGTAAATGAATGAAGCTGTGGATATTAGCACTTATTGGATATCACTACTTTACTTGGTTTAAATGTGGATAAATGTGGATAGCATTTCACAGTAGAATGCTACGTTTTTTATTGATGCACATgtgctttctttttttcccaATTTCTTCCTTCATTGATCGCATATGGTCGCTTGTCTTGTTTGTCTGTCACTTTATTGCTTGTCTGTCACTTTATTGCTTACTGCTgaaatggggggggggggggaaatATTGGTGTCCTTCAACACAGTCCCACGGAATATGAACAAACTGCATGCATAGCTCTGCATTAACAGCGCACTTGTTATGTGATGGCGGAGTAAATTGGTACGCTgcagtttgttttatatttggacAAAGTGACAGCTGTGCTTTTCATGTTggctttaaaatatgtgaactgtatttatttattaagtaattCATTTAGATTTCCTAATTCAGagccttaaaggtacagtgtgtagttttttggaaCATCTATTGAAAATATTCTATATAATACAACATA harbors:
- the rassf9 gene encoding ras association domain-containing protein 9, with the protein product MAPFGKNFLKARLKNSRSKDAEETPGKEIQVSVCQEEKIVCGVTKHTTCADLVEALLEDHKTIPESKRLLHGEPKDFCILERWKGFERALPPLTRILRLWNAWGDERPFIQFVLVKISDFVPSSKGAKRASRSRGARSRRLEKAPAQYAKTVTAEKQKRMVKKAFRKLEKIQKEDTSEGSEEISKMVRLIISQDQTMRQQIQQMRELDLEIEHLERQVKSSPTSPSSLTDCEDVQALPLFSSELDSQMQEYFNTSDGIEQLDLHICRHQELIDRLSRDIDLELRSNPWTFDSEELKRGAAASPEPELGSDLTLTSSDLLELESLRNELQSSMRAGLSLHSQAQDIEKELQQNNTALQSRNQEYQHLVAQFGTLELGTCPDQPVSLKSQTRAAVSQQTSGKIRQTCAPTDATDTDSDTGISSTHSQDSLSPCVDRSPPLDTDV
- the nts gene encoding neurotensin/neuromedin N, translating into MCNDCGTTTNKMQMQLTFIMLLFLFYSGLCSDIDHGKRAIEEKVLRSLLTSKVKQSKHIAPLWQLPLQDLCRMMGSLGDALQEAWGIEEKDETEPDYDQSVSGTFAQMLVELRDLQNLCRVLEPRELQDGQEYQDLDQNSDTPLKRKSPYILKRQLRTNKSRRPYILKRSAYY